Sequence from the Hamadaea flava genome:
ACGGTGGTGTCAGAGCATGCCGAACCTCGGGATCACCGATGACGAGGCGTCGGCTGGGGACTCGGTGCCCATCCCCGGCAGTGATCGCTCCGGGGAGCTACGCCCCCTGCTCACCAAAGCGATTCTGCGATCGGCCGAGGCGGCACTGGCGTTCCACCGGATGGGTAACCTGGTCGGGGCGGTGCGCGCACAATGTCTGCACGTCAGAGCGCTGGCCGCCGCGAATCTCTTGCTGGCCGCCGAGCGGACGGTCCGCGATGTGACCGCCCAACTCGGCCGTCCGGAGGTGCGTTGGGCGCCGGTGTACCCGTCGGTTCGCGCCCGGTATACCCGCGCATACGGGGAGATGATGCTGCATCGCGGCGATCTCGGGGCGGCCTGGGAGCTATTGGTCCGCGCATCAGAGCTTTTCGCCCAGAACAAGGACTGGTCGAGCCAGGCCGAGTGCCTGGCTTTGATGGATGCCGCGCAGCGGGTGCATCCCTACCCGCAGCGCTACGGCTTGGCGGCGATCAACCAGGCTCTCGACGGCGCGTTCGAGACTCTCAATGGCAAGGACTCCGGTGACGCGGCGCATTGGCAGCCCATTTCGCAGCGTCGATCGCCGGCCGAAGCGCACACCGCGTAGGGTTCAGGAGAACAGCCTGGCGTCGATTTCGCGAAGCACGTCGACGACTTCTTTGGCCGATACCTCGAACTCCTGACGTGCCTGCGTGGGCTCTTGTTCGCACCAGTCGAGGACCTTGAGCAGTAACGCCTTCTTCGCGGATCGACGAGCATCCCCCGAGAGCGCCAGCGCGGCGTCGGTCTCGCCGCCGAATCGGGCCGGGTAGTACCGCTCGAACTCCGGCTGGGACCACACTCGGAAGTGCTCGGTCGGCCAGTCTGAATAGGTCGCCTGCAACTGGCGGATCGCGTTCTGCCCGGAGGGCTCCCCGTCGGCGATGACCCAGGCCCGACCGCGATAGACCTGATTCAGGTGGACATAGAGGAAGAGCCTCCGGCAGTCCTCGAACAGGGCCTTGACCTTGCTGGTGCCGCCGGCCGAAACGGTCCGGACGCGGGTCAGCCGGGGGACGAACCAGGGCACCAGATAGCTGCGGATGATGGACTCCGCGGACGACTCTTCCAAGATCAGCCAGCCGTCGTAAAGATCGAAGTCGATCAGCTCGTAACCGAGGTCCCGCAAGATCTCGATGCGCGCCTGCGGAGTGCTCTCCAGCGGACGGACCGCCGACACCGGTACGCCTTCCGCGGGTTCATCGGCCTCGACGGCGAAGATCTTGGTGTCGGGCGCTGCGCCGAGGTGGCGCAGAACGATGTTCGAGTGTGTCGTGATGAAGAACTGATTCCCCGAGGACCGCTGAACGATGACCTCCAGCAGCGCCTTGAGCGCCTGTGGATGGACGTCGTTCTCGGGCTCCTCGATCAGGTAGACGTTGCCGTCCTCCATGCACAAGTCGGCGATGAGACCGAGCAGGCTGGATACGCCGTCACCCATCGACTCGATCGAAATGGTGTCGAACCGGCCGACCGAGATTCCCGCCTGGTGACCACCGGCGGCGGGAAAGGCGCTCACCCGAAAACCGAGCAGGCGAGCGCAGAGATCGGCATATTCGGCCGAACGCGCGTAGTCGACGTTCGCCAGGCGGTTGACCTTCGCCACGAGGTGTTTGAGGCTCGTGGCGACGGCGCGGGTCCGCTCGATGTCGACGACGCGATCGAATTCCACGACCTTGCGTTTGGCCAGATACGTGTACATCAGATTGTCGGGCTCTCGCGCGGGCGCGCGAGAGACCTCAGTCTCGGTTCGACTGGAGAGCACGGCGAGCGCGCAGTCGCATCCTGATTCGTTCTTGCTCATCCGAAGGCGGAGCGCCATCGGATCATCCACCTGACGTCCGAATCGGCGCTGCACCGCCCGCGTGAGGTCCTCGCCGCCGATCGACAAGTTGATCTCAGCCTCGTCCGCGCCGATCCGAACGTCTTGCGGACCGTACTCGGCCCCCTCCTGCAGGCAGTGCAGGGCCTTCAAGACGGCGGACTTTCCCGCGTTGTTTCTACCGACGAAGACGTTGATGTCTCCCAAGTCCAACGTGCCGGTGTCCTTGAAGCACTTCCAATTCCTGACGCGCAGCGAAGTAATCTTCAAGGTGGCGCCTCCCGTGATGCGAAAACTCAGTTGTTCACGCGAACGCTACGCCAATGTCGGTACCGGGAAATACCTCGATCGTGTCGCTGGTCAAAGCCCGGTTGTCCAAAAAGTCCTACCCATTGATACTGCGATCATCATCGATTAATCGCGCAGGGTGGCCCGCCCGGACCATACCGACGTCCGCACCCAGGCTTGAGCCCCGTCGAATCATGCCGCGTAAGCTCACGCACGACTGGAGGTGCCGGTGAGGCAGTTGAGCGAGGTCCAATCGTCATTCTGGCAGGCTTATCTCGAGACTCTCTCGCCGGAGAGCCGACCGGCCGATCCCTTCGTCGAAGCGGCCTTCGCCGGACCCAGGGAGTCGACTGACGAGCTGCTCGACTTGTACCTGAGGGGGCGGAAGACCGCCGGTAGCAGCATCAAGGAGGACTTCGTCACTGCGGGCGATCCATTGCCAAGGGTCGGCAATTTCTGGATCCTGCTGAACAGCCGAGACGAGCCGGGCTGCCTCCTGCGGACCGAGAAGATCGCGGTGCACAAGTTCTATGACGTTCCGCCCGAGGTCGCCGTGGCCGAGGGTGAAGGGGATCTGTCGCTGGATTATTGGCGACGAGTGCATCAAGCGATATATGAGCCGCACCTCGCGGAGTGGGGGCTGGCATCGATCGCGGATGCGACCGTCGTCACGGAGTACTACACCTTGGTGTTCACATAGCCCGGTGTCTCCGCTCCCGGCCGCAGCGAGGTGGCAGTCGCCGGAAGCTGCCCTAAACCTTCACGGTGGGCTGCCACGCCCGCACCTGCCCCACCTCTGTGGCGCTGGCGATCTTGTGGACCACCTTCACTACGACGAGGTCGTTGCTGAACGCGAGCATGCGATGGGGACTCGGCGGCCACTACGCATAGCGGCTATGCGAGGTGCTGGGAGGCTGTGTGCCGGGGCCGATCGACAGCAAGAGGGGCTGGCCGGCGGTGATGAACCTGCCTCGTGGGAACGCCATCACGACTGCCAGCGACATGAATTCCTGAAGTCGAGGTCGTCGCCGGTCGTCCACCGGCTGACCCGGAAATAGTCCTGCTGGACGCAGACGACGCGAAGGCCAACGGTTTCTCCCAGCCCTCCACGAGGCGATCCACCATCAAAGCCAGCAGGCGATCGGCCCGGTCATCCTCTGCGAGCCGGTCGCGAAACTCGCTGAGCACCGAGAAGTCGGGTCCCGGCTCGTCGAGTTCCATGCCCAGGCAGTACTTCCAGTCGATCCGGCAGGCCACCGCCGGGGCCGCCTGCCGGTCGGTCAGGTTCTCCGCATACTGCAACACCGACGCCAACGCCAGCCGGGCCGGTGACACCCCACGCCGCCCGTCGACGGGGAACCAGCCGGCGAAGTCATCGTCGGTGAACAACTCCTGCAACCGGTCATGTATCCACATCGCAGGAGTGCCGCGTGGGGCTGCATGCCCAGGCCGCCCGTATGGTCCGGGCCGGGATCGCCCTGCCACCGC
This genomic interval carries:
- a CDS encoding transposase, encoding MWIHDRLQELFTDDDFAGWFPVDGRRGVSPARLALASVLQYAENLTDRQAAPAVACRIDWKYCLGMELDEPGPDFSVLSEFRDRLAEDDRADRLLALMVDRLVEGWEKPLAFASSASSRTISGSAGGRPATTSTSGIHVAGSRDGVPTRQVHHRRPAPLAVDRPRHTASQHLA
- a CDS encoding ATP-dependent nuclease; the encoded protein is MKITSLRVRNWKCFKDTGTLDLGDINVFVGRNNAGKSAVLKALHCLQEGAEYGPQDVRIGADEAEINLSIGGEDLTRAVQRRFGRQVDDPMALRLRMSKNESGCDCALAVLSSRTETEVSRAPAREPDNLMYTYLAKRKVVEFDRVVDIERTRAVATSLKHLVAKVNRLANVDYARSAEYADLCARLLGFRVSAFPAAGGHQAGISVGRFDTISIESMGDGVSSLLGLIADLCMEDGNVYLIEEPENDVHPQALKALLEVIVQRSSGNQFFITTHSNIVLRHLGAAPDTKIFAVEADEPAEGVPVSAVRPLESTPQARIEILRDLGYELIDFDLYDGWLILEESSAESIIRSYLVPWFVPRLTRVRTVSAGGTSKVKALFEDCRRLFLYVHLNQVYRGRAWVIADGEPSGQNAIRQLQATYSDWPTEHFRVWSQPEFERYYPARFGGETDAALALSGDARRSAKKALLLKVLDWCEQEPTQARQEFEVSAKEVVDVLREIDARLFS
- a CDS encoding ASCH domain-containing protein; amino-acid sequence: MRQLSEVQSSFWQAYLETLSPESRPADPFVEAAFAGPRESTDELLDLYLRGRKTAGSSIKEDFVTAGDPLPRVGNFWILLNSRDEPGCLLRTEKIAVHKFYDVPPEVAVAEGEGDLSLDYWRRVHQAIYEPHLAEWGLASIADATVVTEYYTLVFT